From Psychroflexus torquis ATCC 700755, the proteins below share one genomic window:
- a CDS encoding ABC transporter permease — MAWRDAKASRVRLLLFMASIILGIAAVVSIQLFSINLKDNIQLQSKALMGADYIIDSRKQPTERAQAIIDSLNPDASEVNFVSMIAFPKSGGTKLVKVRALKGDFPFYGTIDTEPASAASTYQDSGGALVDATLLLQFDIQPGDSIKVGELTLPIAGALKAIPGTTAISTSVAPSVIIPNRFVESTELLQFGSRKEYQFFYKASDTLNLSQFEEKINPMLEAENSDLDTHTSTSERLGNRYDNVGKFLYLAAFIALLLGCVGIASSVHIYIKEKLRAIAVLKCMGASRKQSFLIFLIQIAGIGVTGGLVGSLIGVGLQVLFPYILQEFLPFAVEISISFQPILIGVFLGLFMSVLFALLPLLRTWYVSPLEVLRINEKASQGPKKARFFVFAGILIFLFLFSLWLLEDILYAFGFVGATLITFAVLAGTALLSMKLIRTYFPKRWGFISRQSLLNLFRPNNQTVVLVVAIGLGTFLISTLYFTKDILLAKTDIEQSAETANMIILDLQTDQRDAVEQQLIENDLPTLDNISLVTMRMQKIKDQQVNEIRQDSTSQIRGWILNHEFRTTYRDTLIDSEEIIEGEWIPELESGDPVKISISDNLAEDAKLRVGDAVVFNVQGVLMETTVGSIRKVDWGQIQLNFSIVFPKGVLEKAPQFNVITTAVPDEEASAKLQRNLVAKFPNVSVIDLRQVYTILEDILDKISWIINFMAFFSILTGIIVLIGSVRTSKYQRIKESVLLRTLGAKNTQILKITALEYLFLGLLGSLVGILLALVSSFCLALLVFKEPFVPSLIPFLVFLPGITLLVLVIGLSNIQTVLRSSPLEVLRKEG, encoded by the coding sequence ATGGCATGGCGTGATGCCAAGGCAAGTAGAGTGCGTCTGCTTTTATTTATGGCCTCTATTATCTTAGGTATTGCTGCAGTGGTCTCCATACAACTGTTCAGCATTAATCTTAAAGACAATATACAACTCCAGTCTAAAGCCTTGATGGGTGCCGATTATATTATCGATAGTAGGAAACAACCTACAGAACGTGCTCAAGCGATCATAGACTCCCTAAACCCTGATGCTTCTGAAGTCAACTTTGTGTCGATGATTGCCTTTCCCAAAAGTGGAGGTACCAAACTGGTAAAGGTTCGTGCTTTAAAAGGAGACTTTCCTTTTTACGGTACGATTGATACCGAACCTGCCTCAGCAGCAAGTACTTATCAAGATTCGGGTGGAGCATTGGTTGATGCGACTTTATTACTTCAGTTTGACATCCAACCGGGAGATTCTATAAAAGTAGGAGAACTCACCCTCCCCATTGCAGGCGCTTTAAAGGCTATTCCTGGGACTACGGCAATTTCAACCTCTGTAGCTCCATCAGTAATCATTCCAAATCGGTTTGTAGAAAGCACGGAACTCCTTCAATTTGGCAGTCGCAAGGAATATCAATTCTTTTACAAAGCATCAGATACTTTAAATTTAAGTCAGTTTGAGGAGAAAATAAACCCTATGCTGGAGGCAGAAAATTCAGATTTAGACACGCATACCAGCACTAGCGAACGTTTAGGAAACCGTTATGATAATGTAGGAAAATTTTTATATCTAGCAGCATTTATAGCTTTGCTTTTAGGCTGTGTGGGTATCGCTAGTTCTGTTCATATTTATATCAAAGAAAAACTGAGAGCCATTGCCGTTTTAAAATGTATGGGAGCGTCCAGAAAGCAAAGCTTTCTTATTTTCCTAATTCAAATTGCGGGTATTGGAGTTACTGGTGGCTTGGTGGGTTCGCTTATTGGGGTAGGACTTCAGGTTTTATTTCCCTATATCTTACAAGAGTTTCTTCCGTTTGCGGTTGAAATAAGTATCTCTTTCCAACCCATACTTATTGGTGTTTTTCTAGGGCTGTTTATGTCGGTTTTATTTGCGCTTTTACCATTGCTTAGAACCTGGTATGTATCGCCTTTAGAAGTGTTACGCATTAATGAAAAAGCTTCGCAGGGTCCAAAAAAGGCAAGATTTTTCGTATTCGCTGGGATCCTCATATTTCTGTTTTTATTTTCATTGTGGTTACTCGAGGATATACTTTATGCATTCGGTTTTGTTGGTGCTACGCTAATTACATTTGCTGTTTTAGCTGGGACTGCTTTGCTGAGTATGAAACTCATTAGAACCTATTTCCCAAAACGCTGGGGGTTTATTTCGCGCCAAAGTTTGCTAAATTTATTTAGGCCAAATAATCAGACTGTCGTGTTGGTGGTCGCCATCGGTTTAGGGACATTTTTGATCAGTACCTTATACTTTACCAAAGATATTTTATTGGCAAAAACCGATATTGAGCAATCGGCAGAAACTGCCAATATGATCATTTTAGATTTGCAAACCGATCAGCGTGATGCTGTAGAACAACAACTTATTGAGAATGATTTGCCCACTCTTGATAACATTTCGCTGGTGACTATGCGAATGCAAAAAATTAAAGATCAGCAAGTGAATGAGATACGACAGGATTCGACAAGCCAGATTCGCGGTTGGATTTTAAACCATGAGTTTAGAACTACCTATCGCGACACCTTGATTGATTCAGAAGAAATTATAGAAGGGGAGTGGATCCCAGAGTTAGAGTCTGGAGATCCGGTAAAGATTTCTATTTCAGATAATCTTGCCGAAGATGCAAAGTTAAGAGTTGGCGATGCCGTTGTTTTTAATGTGCAAGGTGTGCTTATGGAAACTACCGTGGGCAGTATTCGTAAAGTAGACTGGGGACAAATTCAGCTTAATTTTAGCATTGTATTTCCCAAGGGTGTCTTAGAGAAAGCTCCACAGTTCAATGTGATTACCACCGCTGTGCCAGATGAGGAAGCTTCAGCAAAATTACAGCGGAATTTGGTGGCCAAATTCCCTAATGTGTCGGTGATAGATTTGCGACAGGTGTACACCATTTTGGAAGATATTCTAGATAAGATTTCTTGGATCATCAATTTTATGGCTTTCTTTAGTATCCTTACGGGCATTATCGTTTTGATAGGTTCTGTACGAACCAGTAAATACCAACGCATTAAAGAAAGTGTCTTACTGCGAACTTTGGGCGCAAAAAACACACAGATCTTAAAAATAACTGCTTTGGAATATCTGTTTTTAGGATTGCTAGGGAGTTTAGTTGGAATTTTGTTGGCTTTAGTGAGTAGCTTCTGTTTAGCGCTACTTGTTTTCAAGGAACCCTTTGTGCCTTCCTTGATTCCCTTTTTAGTCTTTTTACCAGGCATTACCCTTTTGGTTTTAGTGATTGGCTTGAGCAATATTCAAACTGTCTTACGCAGTTCACCTTTGGAGGTTTTGCGAAAAGAAGGTTAG
- a CDS encoding ABC transporter ATP-binding protein encodes MVSVSENKNDFASLRFIPRFLSRVYQTHPGLFIGNVFLRLLKSLIPITLLWVGKEIIDEVILRVDLDTSDLNRLYWLIGIELLLAILSDVFNRLISLTDGLLGDLYSNASSIELIQKTAKVELASLEDSEFYDKLERARQQTSSRVSLMSNVLAQIQDIITIISLVSGLIYFYPILIVLLVISIIPSFINELKYSQSSYSLQKSWTPERRELDYMRMIGASDVTAKEIKLFGLADFISSTFKRISDKYYKANKKLSIKKSLWGGVFHILGDLAYYGAYVFIVLKAVAGLVTIGDLTFLAGSFSQLRNQLQTVFSRFSNITQSAMYLQDYFEFVDMDFSGDNPEQYRAAPSEFNHSIHFDNVSFSYPQSEKMVLSSLTFDLKKGEKLALVGENGAGKTTLIKLLLRLYEPTGGQILMDGVPIREYRKEDYQKMLGAIFQDFVKYYLTAKINIAVGNIDEEHNIDKIKDAAVQSLANEVIESLPMGYDQGLGRRFKKGAELSGGQWQKIALARAYMSDAPIIILDEPTSALDARAESEVFQRFIGLTKDRTSIIISHRFSTVRMANRILVLQNGSILELGTHKELLANPKLYAELFELQAEGYRE; translated from the coding sequence ATGGTTAGTGTATCTGAGAATAAAAATGATTTTGCTTCCCTGCGGTTTATACCCCGTTTTTTAAGTAGAGTCTACCAAACTCACCCTGGTTTATTTATTGGGAATGTATTTTTAAGATTGCTTAAATCCCTTATTCCTATAACTTTACTTTGGGTAGGGAAGGAAATCATAGATGAGGTGATTCTCCGAGTCGATCTGGATACGTCCGATCTAAACAGATTATATTGGTTGATTGGGATAGAATTGCTCTTAGCTATACTAAGTGACGTATTTAATCGGCTTATTTCCCTAACCGATGGACTTTTGGGTGATCTATACTCCAATGCATCGTCGATAGAACTGATTCAAAAAACCGCTAAAGTTGAACTGGCAAGTCTCGAAGATTCGGAGTTCTACGATAAGTTGGAGCGTGCTAGACAGCAAACCTCTAGCCGAGTGTCTTTAATGTCTAACGTCTTGGCACAAATACAAGATATTATCACAATAATATCGTTGGTTTCTGGATTGATTTATTTTTATCCTATTTTGATTGTGTTATTGGTCATCTCTATTATTCCGTCGTTTATTAATGAGCTGAAATATAGCCAGTCTAGTTATTCACTTCAAAAGAGTTGGACTCCTGAACGTCGTGAGCTTGACTATATGCGTATGATTGGTGCGAGTGATGTCACCGCTAAAGAGATCAAGTTGTTTGGTTTGGCTGATTTTATAAGCTCTACGTTTAAACGCATTTCCGATAAATACTACAAAGCCAATAAAAAGCTCTCCATTAAAAAAAGTCTGTGGGGGGGTGTTTTTCATATTTTAGGTGATTTAGCCTACTATGGTGCTTATGTCTTTATTGTTTTAAAAGCAGTTGCTGGCTTGGTAACCATTGGAGACTTAACCTTTTTGGCAGGTTCCTTTAGTCAGCTGCGAAACCAGCTACAAACCGTGTTTTCTCGTTTTTCAAACATCACCCAAAGCGCCATGTATCTCCAGGATTATTTCGAATTTGTGGATATGGACTTTAGTGGTGATAATCCAGAGCAATATCGTGCAGCCCCTTCAGAATTTAACCACAGCATACATTTCGATAATGTGAGCTTTAGCTATCCACAGTCAGAGAAAATGGTATTGTCCTCACTGACGTTTGACTTGAAAAAAGGAGAGAAACTTGCTTTAGTTGGGGAAAATGGAGCAGGAAAGACGACACTAATAAAACTTCTATTGCGTCTTTACGAGCCTACTGGTGGTCAAATTTTAATGGATGGCGTACCGATTCGTGAATATAGAAAAGAAGACTATCAAAAAATGCTGGGAGCGATTTTTCAGGATTTTGTGAAGTATTACTTAACTGCTAAAATCAATATTGCGGTCGGGAACATTGACGAAGAGCATAATATTGATAAAATCAAAGACGCTGCAGTTCAAAGTCTCGCCAACGAGGTGATTGAAAGTTTACCTATGGGTTATGACCAAGGTTTAGGCAGACGTTTTAAGAAAGGAGCAGAGCTCTCTGGTGGTCAATGGCAGAAAATTGCTTTGGCGAGAGCTTATATGTCGGATGCACCCATTATTATTTTGGATGAACCTACTTCTGCCTTGGATGCCCGAGCAGAATCGGAAGTTTTTCAGCGGTTTATTGGCTTGACCAAAGACCGAACTAGCATTATCATTTCCCATCGCTTTTCAACTGTGAGAATGGCAAATCGCATTTTGGTACTTCAAAACGGAAGTATTTTAGAATTGGGAACTCACAAAGAATTATTGGCCAATCCTAAACTTTATGCAGAACTGTTTGAACTTCAAGCAGAGGGGTACAGGGAATAG
- a CDS encoding GIY-YIG nuclease family protein yields the protein MEIKEMPKRAYHNYWVYILTNKPNGILYIGVTGGIDYRMERHTTGTGSKFTSKYNLKIMVYLEEFQYIEDAIAREKQLKSWHRQWKLNLIEKDNPNWKDLWVKLG from the coding sequence TTGGAAATTAAAGAAATGCCTAAACGTGCGTATCATAACTATTGGGTTTATATCCTAACCAACAAGCCAAATGGAATTTTATATATTGGTGTAACTGGTGGCATAGACTATAGAATGGAGAGGCACACTACTGGAACAGGAAGTAAATTTACTTCAAAGTATAATCTAAAAATAATGGTATATCTAGAAGAGTTTCAATATATAGAGGATGCTATTGCTAGGGAGAAGCAATTGAAAAGTTGGCATCGGCAATGGAAATTAAATTTAATAGAGAAAGATAATCCTAATTGGAAAGACTTATGGGTTAAATTAGGATAG
- a CDS encoding TolC family protein: MKSKIILYTILYIMGLAGYTQNETNTSYSLDECISIALKNNLDLKSTNLVANSEKVNYQRSKANLLPRLNGDFNLGVNDGRSIDPFTNDFITQELTFSNVRLSLDVTIFNGFRLLNTAKQNRLNKKASELEIEAAKQDLILNVTLAYLQVLNTRDVLQLTKVRLETTQQQLDIQEGFYENESGNPADYADIIGQVASDETSILVSESSLNNAKLNLVRLLNVDEAIHFDTKGLILDFEEYGLSADEVYTQAIQNLAIFKAGELRIEASEKGVSIAKSQFTPEISLFGGINTNYSSAAQLFNSTGTSIAETGDFISLDGQNLMVMSEQTSFAAQSINFRDQLDNNLNTVVGVAVNVPLFNGFRAKNNMALEKIRVEESLLELERTHLDIKNAIAQVHFDMEAVYKRYNSFLSQVEAYKESYRINDIRFKNGVSNFLNYITSKNNLDNAKVNLANAKYDYLLRVKVLDYYRGTEDRFN; encoded by the coding sequence ATGAAATCTAAAATCATATTGTACACTATCCTATATATTATGGGACTGGCAGGATATACTCAAAATGAAACAAATACAAGTTATTCGTTAGATGAATGCATTTCTATAGCCTTAAAGAATAACCTCGATTTGAAATCTACTAATTTGGTAGCCAATTCTGAGAAAGTAAACTATCAACGATCAAAGGCAAATTTGTTACCTCGTCTGAATGGCGATTTTAATTTAGGGGTTAATGATGGTAGAAGTATAGATCCATTTACCAATGATTTTATAACTCAAGAATTAACATTTTCGAACGTGAGATTGAGTTTAGATGTTACCATTTTCAATGGCTTTCGATTATTGAATACAGCTAAACAAAATCGACTCAACAAAAAAGCTTCAGAACTTGAAATTGAAGCTGCCAAACAAGATCTAATCTTAAATGTCACCCTAGCCTATCTCCAAGTTTTAAATACCAGAGATGTATTACAATTAACTAAAGTAAGATTAGAAACGACTCAGCAACAGCTTGACATACAAGAAGGCTTTTATGAAAACGAATCTGGAAATCCCGCAGATTATGCAGATATAATAGGGCAAGTAGCTAGTGATGAAACCAGCATTTTAGTATCTGAGTCTAGTTTGAATAATGCAAAATTAAATTTAGTTCGATTATTGAATGTAGATGAAGCTATCCATTTTGACACAAAAGGCCTGATACTAGATTTTGAAGAATATGGCTTATCTGCTGATGAAGTATACACCCAAGCTATACAAAACTTAGCCATCTTTAAAGCAGGTGAATTGCGCATTGAAGCTTCAGAAAAAGGAGTAAGTATCGCTAAATCTCAGTTTACACCAGAAATTTCTCTTTTTGGAGGAATAAATACCAATTATTCTAGTGCAGCGCAGCTATTCAATTCTACGGGGACTAGTATTGCTGAAACAGGTGATTTTATAAGTTTAGATGGACAGAATTTAATGGTAATGTCAGAGCAAACCTCTTTTGCTGCTCAAAGCATCAATTTTAGGGATCAACTCGATAATAATTTAAATACAGTAGTTGGTGTTGCCGTCAATGTGCCGCTTTTCAATGGGTTTAGAGCAAAGAATAATATGGCTTTAGAAAAAATTAGAGTTGAAGAATCTTTGTTAGAATTAGAACGCACACACTTAGATATTAAGAATGCCATCGCTCAAGTTCATTTTGATATGGAAGCAGTTTACAAAAGATACAATAGCTTTTTAAGTCAAGTTGAAGCCTATAAAGAATCCTATCGGATAAACGACATCAGGTTTAAAAATGGGGTCTCTAATTTCTTAAACTACATCACCAGTAAAAATAATTTAGACAATGCAAAAGTAAACCTTGCAAATGCCAAGTACGACTATTTATTGCGCGTAAAGGTGTTGGATTATTACAGAGGAACGGAGGATCGTTTTAATTAA
- a CDS encoding ABC transporter ATP-binding protein: protein MENTLLTTEEAFRTVNSGRKTVTLLDNINLTVKEGEFISLMGPSGSGKSTLLNCIGMLDDFTEGSYTFLDEPVHSLKERNRSKLYKEYIGFVFQAYHLIDELTVYENIETPLLYKSVKSSQRKAMVADMLDRFNIVGKKDLFPSQLSGGQQQLVGIARALIGEPKLILADEPTGNLNSKQSEEIMKLFSELNKEGVTIIQATHSESNAAYGSRIINLLDGKIVS from the coding sequence ATGGAAAATACACTATTAACTACAGAAGAAGCATTTAGAACCGTAAATTCTGGAAGAAAAACGGTCACCTTACTAGACAACATTAATCTAACCGTCAAAGAAGGAGAATTCATTTCACTCATGGGACCATCAGGTTCAGGGAAATCTACTTTACTGAACTGCATTGGAATGTTAGATGATTTTACAGAAGGAAGCTACACCTTTTTAGACGAGCCTGTCCACAGTTTGAAAGAGAGAAACCGATCTAAACTATACAAAGAGTATATAGGTTTTGTATTTCAGGCGTATCACCTTATCGACGAACTCACCGTATATGAAAATATCGAAACACCTTTGCTCTATAAAAGCGTAAAGTCATCTCAACGGAAAGCTATGGTTGCGGATATGCTAGACCGCTTCAATATTGTTGGGAAGAAAGATTTATTTCCTAGTCAATTAAGTGGTGGCCAGCAACAATTGGTAGGAATTGCAAGAGCTTTAATTGGAGAACCCAAACTCATTTTAGCGGATGAGCCAACAGGAAATTTAAACTCCAAGCAAAGTGAGGAAATTATGAAATTATTTTCAGAATTAAATAAAGAAGGGGTCACCATAATACAAGCCACACATTCCGAAAGCAATGCGGCTTATGGCTCACGAATAATTAATCTTCTCGATGGAAAAATCGTCTCTTAA
- a CDS encoding GIN domain-containing protein: MKNLMRVAMLSLICTSQMVLAQTKKTVESFSKVTISPHIETTFVQGDEESVTILKSTEPEDKINIEVKGDNLRVYLEGAKETTKTKKTNKNGAKMNVPIYKGKVLSILITYKYIEELSIRGEQPILCESLIDVEKFKLSIYGDSEVTFNEVNIQELDVNSYGENKLTIHKGSIYEQKLTAYGESYFDLIEVNNTTSKLTAYGEAKFLINASERIKFTAYGEAELSYKGTADIVTGIRIGDSKVQRID, from the coding sequence ATGAAAAATTTAATGCGTGTTGCAATGCTAAGCTTGATTTGCACGAGTCAAATGGTATTGGCTCAGACAAAAAAGACGGTTGAATCCTTTAGTAAAGTGACGATTAGTCCACATATCGAAACCACTTTTGTGCAAGGTGACGAAGAATCTGTAACAATACTAAAGAGTACTGAGCCAGAAGATAAAATAAATATCGAAGTGAAAGGAGATAATTTGAGAGTTTATCTTGAAGGGGCTAAGGAAACCACTAAGACTAAAAAAACCAACAAGAATGGAGCAAAAATGAATGTCCCTATTTATAAAGGTAAAGTACTAAGTATTCTCATTACTTATAAATACATCGAAGAGCTCTCAATAAGAGGTGAGCAACCAATACTTTGTGAAAGTTTAATTGATGTTGAAAAATTTAAACTCAGTATATATGGGGATTCTGAAGTGACTTTTAATGAAGTCAATATCCAAGAATTAGATGTGAATAGCTATGGAGAGAATAAATTAACTATTCATAAAGGGAGTATTTATGAACAAAAGTTAACCGCTTATGGTGAATCTTATTTCGATTTAATTGAAGTCAATAATACCACTTCAAAACTCACAGCTTATGGAGAAGCCAAGTTTTTGATCAATGCCTCAGAGCGCATTAAATTCACCGCCTATGGTGAAGCAGAATTGAGTTACAAAGGAACAGCAGATATAGTTACAGGGATAAGAATTGGAGATTCAAAAGTACAACGCATCGATTAA
- a CDS encoding ABC transporter permease yields MIRSYIKIAWRNLKTNRLFSIVNIVGLSIGLASTLVLFLFILQERSFDNMYANKDHIYRVLLNTTEDDLETWANVPSALAPELKATIPTIVESGRFFHHGFGESASIKTDNDVFIEDKLFWSDASILDIFNVEILKGTGSENLNNPNTILLSKSTAKRYFGDENPLGKTLTIDNTTSFEVKGIFKDFSDNSSLNFNAIAPFMMQNFAKNPSWNNASFETFVMFDSATPVIRDVELKIQDILNKNVEKEALWYTFSLQPLERIHLYSSNYSDSYITNYGDINQIRNLTALALLILLIACINYMNLITARSQKRATDVGINKTLGASVKDIIIRFYIETGLITAIAMVLGGLFAVITLPIFNELAGKHLAISSLFTIKILGFLVLIWLVTTLFSGSYPALYLSRFSPKEVIKPTSNKGGIASVIRKGLVVVQFSASVVLIIGVIVIHQQLEFIQNISLGYNPENIIAISTSGIRNEGSGRALVNAYEQLPNVSAVTRSQGYPGLGVSGRSIYKRSTEQSMGIQTNRAEQNIADVLQLNLVSGQLLPKIKQQGDTLVEVLVNKTTVDFLGLSPEEAIGEKVAMQLGNNAYICGVVDDFNFASLHSPIGAYAFHNAQREPKSYLLVRFENEILTETISRFENTFKTLAPNTAFKYTFLDKNLELLYEKEQRTANVGLLFSILAILVACLGLFGLAAYMSEQRNKEIGIRKVFGASVAGIVQLLSLDFIKLVLVALVISFPLALYLMKSWLRDFAYRIEISWTVFLTAGILALGIAMLTVSFQAIKAAIANPIKSLKTE; encoded by the coding sequence ATGATACGCAGTTATATAAAAATTGCTTGGCGGAATTTGAAAACCAATCGGTTGTTTTCAATAGTGAATATAGTGGGTTTATCTATTGGTTTAGCTTCAACTTTGGTGCTGTTTTTATTCATTTTACAGGAGCGTAGTTTTGATAATATGTATGCTAACAAAGACCATATTTATCGTGTGCTTCTTAATACCACAGAAGATGATTTGGAGACTTGGGCAAATGTACCGTCAGCCTTAGCTCCAGAGCTTAAAGCAACTATTCCGACTATTGTTGAATCTGGACGATTTTTTCATCACGGCTTTGGAGAATCAGCCTCCATTAAAACGGATAATGATGTGTTTATAGAAGATAAGTTATTCTGGTCTGATGCCTCTATTCTAGATATATTTAATGTGGAAATTCTTAAGGGAACGGGATCAGAAAACCTGAACAATCCCAATACTATTTTGCTTTCAAAAAGCACGGCTAAACGGTATTTTGGTGATGAAAATCCATTAGGAAAAACACTAACTATTGACAATACAACTTCGTTTGAGGTTAAGGGTATCTTTAAAGATTTCTCTGATAACAGTTCATTAAATTTTAATGCGATCGCCCCTTTTATGATGCAAAACTTTGCAAAGAATCCGTCTTGGAATAATGCGAGTTTTGAAACCTTTGTGATGTTCGATTCAGCAACTCCTGTAATTAGAGATGTTGAACTTAAAATTCAGGATATTTTAAATAAAAATGTAGAAAAAGAAGCCCTTTGGTACACTTTTTCACTCCAACCCTTAGAGCGTATTCATTTGTATTCTTCGAATTATTCAGATAGTTATATAACTAATTATGGAGACATTAATCAAATTCGTAATCTTACTGCTTTAGCGCTTCTAATCCTACTCATTGCCTGCATCAATTACATGAATTTAATAACAGCACGTTCTCAAAAAAGAGCGACAGATGTTGGAATTAACAAAACACTGGGGGCGTCTGTAAAAGATATAATTATTCGGTTTTATATAGAAACAGGTTTAATTACAGCCATTGCAATGGTCTTAGGTGGACTTTTCGCTGTGATAACCTTACCTATTTTTAACGAATTAGCAGGGAAACATTTAGCGATCTCCTCTTTGTTTACAATTAAAATATTGGGGTTTTTGGTATTGATTTGGCTAGTCACTACTTTATTTTCTGGCTCCTATCCTGCCTTATACTTATCGCGTTTTTCACCAAAAGAAGTTATAAAACCAACTTCAAATAAGGGCGGCATAGCAAGTGTGATTAGAAAAGGCTTGGTTGTTGTTCAGTTTTCTGCTTCTGTGGTTTTAATTATTGGTGTGATCGTGATACATCAACAATTAGAATTTATTCAGAATATAAGCTTGGGCTATAATCCAGAAAATATCATTGCTATTTCAACATCTGGAATTCGCAACGAAGGGTCAGGTAGAGCTTTAGTAAACGCCTATGAACAATTACCAAACGTTTCGGCTGTTACAAGATCTCAAGGCTATCCAGGACTTGGGGTTAGTGGAAGAAGTATATATAAGCGTAGTACAGAACAAAGCATGGGTATACAAACCAACAGAGCTGAACAAAATATTGCAGATGTTTTGCAACTCAACTTAGTATCGGGTCAGTTATTGCCTAAAATTAAACAGCAAGGAGATACTTTAGTTGAAGTGCTTGTCAATAAAACCACCGTGGATTTCTTAGGTCTATCACCCGAGGAGGCCATAGGTGAAAAGGTGGCTATGCAACTTGGTAATAATGCATATATATGTGGGGTTGTAGACGATTTTAATTTTGCATCATTGCACAGTCCTATTGGAGCGTATGCGTTTCATAATGCACAACGTGAGCCAAAATCGTATTTATTAGTTCGGTTTGAAAATGAAATTTTAACGGAGACCATTTCAAGATTTGAAAATACGTTTAAAACGCTTGCACCAAATACAGCATTCAAATATACTTTCTTAGATAAGAATCTAGAATTACTTTATGAAAAGGAACAGCGCACAGCAAACGTAGGTTTACTTTTTTCCATATTGGCAATACTTGTCGCTTGTTTAGGATTATTTGGTTTAGCTGCATATATGTCTGAACAACGCAACAAAGAAATTGGAATCCGAAAAGTGTTTGGAGCAAGTGTAGCTGGAATTGTTCAGTTATTATCGCTAGACTTTATCAAACTCGTTTTGGTAGCATTGGTCATCAGTTTTCCATTGGCATTATATCTTATGAAGAGTTGGTTGCGAGACTTTGCCTACCGCATTGAAATTAGTTGGACAGTATTTTTAACAGCAGGCATTCTGGCTTTAGGCATTGCCATGTTAACAGTAAGTTTTCAAGCGATAAAAGCCGCCATTGCCAACCCGATAAAAAGTTTAAAAACAGAGTAA